Genomic segment of Mercurialis annua linkage group LG6, ddMerAnnu1.2, whole genome shotgun sequence:
CAAAATTCCCTCTAGATGGACCATGGATAGGGATATTTTCAATCTGTTTGCAagtgaaaaattgaaattgaaatcctTTTTAAAAGACCATAGTCAGAGGGTTAGCATAACTACTGATACATGGACTAGCATTCAAAGGATTAATTATATGTGTGTCACTTGCCATTGGATTGATGATTTGTGGAAGCTGCATAAAgttattatttcttttattccAGTCAGTGGTCATAGGGGTGAGTACATAGCCAAGTCTTTGGAGAATTGTGTGCTTGATTGGGGTGTAAAAAATGTGTTTTCTATTACCATAGACAATGCCAGTATCAATGATGTAGCTGTAGGTGTGCTTAGAAAGAAATTGATTTCTTGGGGAACTGGAGTTGCAAAAGGGAAATATTTGCACATGCGTTCTATTGCTCACATTCTTAATTTGGTAGTCAGTGATGGTCTTAAAGATGTTAATGTCTCTGTGAAAAAAGTAAGAGATGTAGTCAGGTACATTAGAAACAGTCCAGCTaggttaaaaaatttaaagaatctGCTGATTTTGTTGGTGTTGAGTCTAAGAAATGTCTTTGTTTGGATGTGCCAACACGCTGGAATTCTACTTACTTGATGCTTCACACTGCTGCTTTGTATGAAAAAGTATTTGAGAAATATGATGAGGATGAGTCATCATTTAGGACATATTTGAATGGTAATATACCTGATTCGCATGACTGGGAGGTAGTTAGAAAATTTTCTGATTGTCTTGCTCACTTCTACACAGTCACTTTGCGTATTTCTGGTTCATTGTATGTTATCTCTGATATGCACTTTCAAGAAATCTGTGATCGTAATGTAGTCTTGGGTGACATAATTGAAAGTGATGACTTAGAGATAAAAAATTTGGGTGATAGAATGAAAGTTAAGTTTGATAAATACTAGGGAGACCCTGACAAAATGAACAAGCTTATCTTTTTTGCTTATGTGTTTGatccaagtgtaaaattggAGGGAATGGAGTATTCTCTGACTACCATGTTTGGAAAGGTTAGAGGTGTTGCcttgttgtcacgacccaaaatattgagtcgcaaccggcgctagggaacgggagtggtagctccggaacccgtaggaagccttaaatcactatttaatttttttaaaataataaacaaataacataacacaacggaagcaaatatacatatataacacatAAACAAATATTCACAttaactgttcaaaaacctcgcgggctctagttaccgtatcCTGTACAAACTGGcttcgcggtactatatacatcagttagtgaaacacaacatatcaccggcatctggggccgtgaataaaacataaaacacatagcctatcaaaacgtataaacaagacaacaagtaatacgtacaatcaaaatgtactgctgtccaggctacgactctgtcaacgcgggaccactactgcagcattcacagaagtcagaaactatacatacacaactgacttctggacttcaaaattggcttctagctaagtccacatgCTAAGTACCTGAAGACATCAAGGTGAGGGGTcggtatttgggaaaatacttagtgagtttgcatttactaacggtattattataaaaacatagcatcgcatttcaaggaaacaataatataaaaataaaatatataaacaggtatttgatccgtacgaaactaatatcctagcatgcgacacaactttcgaataatcaaatcatactgatccagatagtccgacccgggagtgctcacactctacctcgtcgatcgcgacctatctcttaatcccaaagtgtgagtccaactcactagatacggggcttaggtaattacaccgtaaccgagttctcgctcgtatcgaattcattatccGACTTCGAAATTCATGCTTATATCATGTCGTATCATATCATACGTGtgtatatcaaatcatttctcatatgcaacacactagactgactcgatactggtgatcacacagcctattgacacccaatatgtagctagtttcttcggatcacatactagttctcgtatatgtacttgatagaaatatataacataaatagaatcatataacatgcgacgCGTATAACAGTATAactatctatataaaataaatttaatatataatacacgaaagtaaagtgcaactcactgtgaccgctatccaagtaatgatgtggtcgatctgatagtatgccctcgctagtccacgtctactgaccccactactcgctgacacgtctcaCAAATCGTTTAATAGTAAGACGTGAAACTCGTACCTTTACACGTATTATActtctaagttttagggtttagcttcatttttattcttatttacatatttgataactttagtcgtatcgacgacttagcgaataccgCTTATCATTCTCGAGAATCGTATAACATACTTAGCATTTTTCATTATTGTTGACTATCGAAAACGTCGGGCTTAGCTCGAGACTATAATTCTTAAAGTTCGAAatccgtcctttagagtcaaattacttgAAAACGCCGAATTTCTAAATCAAATATGCGTCATATACATGTAGGTAcgagtcggggtgcacgggcgtgcccttcggtgggtgcacgatcgtgcaaccaagtgcacgttcgtgcaaccaagtgcacggtcgtgcacggCCCCGGAAATTCGATTTCCAGGGTCTCCAACCACCCCGACGTGCTCCCAACGCTCTCACCTCCAAAACTCATGTCTCGGGTTttcttaaaacgctaaaataacttcaaaaatgTCAAATTTCAATCCAAACTCAATCCTAACTCAAAAACAGCCAATTATTTCGAATTTAGCACCAAATCTCAAGAATTTTACCTCAAAACAAAGTTTAGGATCTATAGAGGAcgagattctgaagagatcgccgcgagaatcgctcgaatcggacgtcgaacggagaaacggcggcgaaacgatcgtagTCGTCGATTGAAGCTTCTGgcttcttctttttccttctgaTTCTTCTTCTTTCAAATTTAGTTTCGGATATTGAATGGCTAAAAGTCCGTTTTGGTCcatcttttctttctttattacaATTTATCTTTCGAATTTTTCTTTCGTAcaatttaatccataactaaatcaataaattcttaaattataacttatacgtattatttatatcgaataaataatacgaaactcgatattaatactttcccgtcaaaacctattatttccattttcgacacatagtggctaaattaccactttggtctctgtattttattttgggcttttcttgacatttttccttttaattccaattctaattttagaattgaaaatataatattaaattctccgcaataatcttttccaaaaccgacctgttaaaacttatttattttaattttatcggaaAATTTTCTGATAACGCCACTCGGGCGAAttcaaactggacacgtggcccaattagacaattaaacattttggggtattacagataTGGAGAGAACGTGGTTTGGTAAAAGAGAAAGTATAAAAGTAGAAAAAAAGACCAGTattgtatttattaaaaaagaaagtTAGGCACGTAATAATGGAATTATTTTGGGTTAATGGCGTGTTTTGTGTAATTAagtcttttttaaatttgtttcataagggcTGATTCCACTAGGCTCAGGCCCACCTATCGCGGCCCACTATATACCCGTGAGCGGAGGCAAAAAGAGTCCGAAACCTGAGGGAATCAGAACTTATAGCCCACGCAAAAGAGTCCGAAACCTAAGGGTCTTCTATCGAACTTAGCTCACGCTTACGCAAGCCACGTCGATATTTATAAATTCGCAAGTATAAtcaacaaattcaaaaaatacatcTCATTCTCTTTCTAATTCTATCTATCATTAATAAATTCAATGGCAGGCGGGAACTCCGTCACCGGCGGCAGGACAAGCGTAAGAGTAGTGGTAGCAGGTGACCGTCTCACCGGAAAATCCAGTTTAATAGCGGCGGCTGCTACCGAGACTTATCCAGAGAACGTCcctcccgttcttcctcctACTCGCCTCCCCACCGATTACTTCCCCGATCGCATCCCGATCACCATCGTCGACACATCTCCGGCGTAATCACTCCCCTCTCTCTGtcaatttattaagtttaaatctcattatcaagttcaaaattatgaaatgatcaatttaatgattGACGTAAGTTTCATATTTAATTCCTATTAGATTGGAGAATAGAGGGAAGCTTATTGAAGAACTGAAGAAAGCCGACGTCGTTTTGTTAACTTATTCGTGTGATCAACCGCTGACGCTTACCCGTTTAAGAACTTTTTGGCTCGAGGAGTTACGGCGTTTGGAGGTGAAGGCGCCGGTTATTGTGGTTGGTTGTAAGTTAGATTTGCGCGATGAGGCTGAGCCTGTTACCCTGGAGGAAGTTATGGGACCAATTATGCATCAGTTTAGAGAAATTGAGACTTGCATTGAATGTTCTGCTGTCACACTTATGCAGGTATACTTTGCCTCAACCACAATTTTTTAGCATGCAatcaaattaaagtttaaactTAGGTCCTAGGTTCTTCCTAACCGTGGTCTGTTATTCGGTGAAAATAACAGATTTATTAGAAATATGAGACAGAGAGATTATATAGTAGAAGATTTTTGTATATAATAAGTGATAGTAAGTTGTAACTTTCAGTAACTTTTGTAAGTTTGAGACCGCGAAGTTTCAGAAATCTCATTCTCTTTCATTTTGTGCATCAGTATTaaagattaaatattaaaaatggagCTGAATTGTTTTTAGGTTCCGGATGTTTTCTTTTATGCTCAAAAAGCTGTGCTTAATCCGACAGCTCCATTGTTCGACCACGAAAATCAAGCATTGAAGCCTCGATGTGAGAGGGCATTGAAAAGGATATTTCATCTATGTGATCATGACATGGATGGTGCACTCAATGACTTAGAGTTGAATAACTTTcaggtttttgtttttgttttactgCTTCTCTCTTACTTTATTATTGAACTGTTTCACTTTTGACATGAATATGACACATTGCAATTCTGTgcacaggtgaaatgttttaacgCTCCATTGCAACCTGCTGAAATAGTGGGAGTGAGGAGTGTGGTACAAGAAAAGAAGAACGGCGGTGTCAATGAACTGGGGCTTACCCTTGAAGGGTTTATATATCTTCATTCTCTTTTTATTGATAGAGGCCGAATTGAAACTACTTGGAGTGTTTTGAGAACTTATGGTTATAATGATGAGTTAAAACTCAGAGATGATCTACTTCCTGTACCGAATAAGCATGCTCCTGATCAGGTGTCTCTTAGTGTATCTCAGATTTCATTTTTTGGAGTTCATTTGCCATGAAAGTCTCATGTTTGTCTTTACTTGCTTAGCAGACTAGTATTGTTACAGTGTGCTTTTCAGATATATTTGCTCtcatgtttgtatttttatttctaataattGACTCAGTGCACTACCATATGTTCCTTCTGGAATTGTAGTGCTCATTCATTTACTTGCGAGTTTTTCCGTTTGAAGATTCATAGTAGTATTCTTCACTATATCTATTtaagattaaattattattgggTGCTTATGTTATATCTTcaatgttttctttttcttttttatacaGCAGTAAACATTAACCTCTCAACTGTCATTTCATTTTGCAGAGTATAGAGTTGACTGTTGAAGCAGTAGAGTTTCTTCGTGGGATTTTCCGATTATTTGACATTGATAACGTATGTATTTTTTCTGTCAAATGCTTGTATTAGAATTCCGCACGACGCCAGTTTCACTTTTTCCTCTTTTCATTAATTTGCTTAATCTTATGTAAAAGAGTCTTGATTTTTAATCTCATATGTATTAGCGTGGAGCCCTACAACCTGCAGAGATTGATGAATTGTTTTCAACTGCTCCAGAAAAGTAAGTTCAGTTATTGTTCTAGTTCAAATCGATAGTAACTGAGGGGAATTTGTACCTTGAcatatgataattttatttatgtcaatttgaattttgaagttACAACAATGGCATTGTTATGTTCCTTTATATATGTCAGTCCTTGGCTTGAGGCTCCTTACAAGGATGCTGCAGAGACAACAACAGAGGGAAATTTAACTCTTAAGGGCTTCTTATCTAGTGTATGTATTTTCACTTATCTATCTATACTTTTTTGTCCTTTTTGGTGGCTGTAAGGCATATTAAAATTTTGCACAAAAACAGCATTTTAATGTTTGTATGTACTTCAAATTCTTTTCTTTGGGGTACAGTAGTATGCAAGatacttatattttatatttgaaactCAGCTCTAGCAATGAATTGCATATAAATTGGAGTAATTTTTTAGTGTCAAATAACTTATTTATCAATGCTTCTAGTTCTTTATGCTTGTTCAATGTCAAAGTTCATTTGGATGTTGAATGGATATATAGCTATGTATGCTATTTGTATTATAACAGTAAAGCTGGTGTTTTCCTCTAGTTAGTTTAGAAAGTATATAAATAACCTAAAATGGCATTTTTAGTTTATTGGTGACAGTGACAGTGACACCATCCATTTTTTATTGgattaacttttaaatatataattttgtaagtttctaattgtcaattttgactATATGCTTGTAGTGGGACCTTATGACCCATCTGGATCCAAAGGGTAGTTTATCAAACTTGATATATGTTGGTTATAGTGGAAATCCTGATTCAGCTCTTCGTGTTACTCGAAGAAGAAAAGTCAATCGAAAGAAGCAACAAACAGAAAGAAATGTCTTTCATTGTGCAGTTTTTGGTGCCAAAAAGGCTGGAAAGTCCGCTCTCTTGCATTCATTTTTGGAAAGGTATTGAATCTGGAACTATAATTATGGCAAATCTTAGCATAATTGCTGGCATGCTCTATCATAATTTTATGTACTTTTCTTAGTAATCCTAGTAATAGCCAGTTCTATTCCCAACTTTTTTCATTGGCTTTGCAATCTTGTTTAGGAATGTTCGACTACTATCTTCGCATTCTCAGTTGgcttttcattttcattttctttattgTTTCCTCTTAGCAAGACTGATGTCAGGTCGTTCTCAGCAAGTCAGAGTCTGCCAATGGGTGAGCAGTATGCGGCAAATATTGTTAACCAGCACGGGGTGAGTAGGAGCAGTAGAAATAGTGAACCTGGACTCGTCTGTTTGAATCTGAAGTAGCATTTATGTGAAACATGGATTATGAAAATGTGTTTCTGTTTTAACCAGCTAGAAAATATTAATGaacaaatgttatatttttcaTCAATAAGGTTtcataatcattttttttccatGTAACCAATTGTGTAGGGGAATAAGAAGACTCTTGTTATGCACGAGGTACCAGAAGATGAAGTAAAGATATTTATGGCAAATAAAGAATCTTTGGCTGCATGTGATGTTGCTGTATTTGTCTACGACTGGTAAGTTTGACAATTCTTTTTATTAGATTAGCAGGTTTGGATGACATATTTAATTTAGAGTAGCCATTAAATTTCAATTGTCCATGGTAAGTCACATTTTTAGAATTCATGCAGTATGCGCTGCTTCGTGTCCTTTTCTTCTTATCAAAATCTTTAGTAGTACCTTCTTATCTCTGTATCCATGAATGAGCATTCCCTGCAATGCGGCGTTTCTTCCTCTTTGCGTAGTTTGTTGTATTTTGGTGATAGCATAGCTTGACAAGAATTTCTGTGTATTCCAGTTCGAATGAATTTTCATGGAAAAGGTCATGTGAAATGCTAATGGAGACAGCTAGGCAAGGTGAAGAAACTGGCCATTTGTTGCCTTGCCTTCTTATCGCGGCCAAGGATGATTTGGATTCATATCCAATGGCTGTACGTGATTCACTTGCGGTATAAACTTCTGCCCTCATCTTTGCATACTTGATTTCTGACGTGCAATTCTCTTGATAATGGGTTGCTTGCACATTTGTGTGTGAAAAAGTCTGCTTGCATAAATTAGTAAATATCGCTCTTCTTTTTTTCCAGGTTTGTCAGGAGTTGGGAATTGAGGCCCCTATTCCTGTGAGCTCAAGAACAGGAGAAATGAACAATGCGTTCTGCAGAATTTTGGAGGCAGCTGAACGTCCTCATGTAAATATTCCCGAAACCGAGTCCTGTAGGAAACAGAAATACTTTCGTCACCTTGTCAGCCACTCTCTATTGTTTATGTCAGGTTCGTCCTCTCTTGTTCCAAGTGTCGGAGTTACGTATTTGCATAGCGTTTATGAAACTCATTATATGCAGTTTTTTTACCGGAGTTGTGTTTTAATTGACAGTTGGAGCTGCTTTCACTGTTGCTGGACTCGCAGCCTTCCGTGCCTACTCCGCAAGAAAGAATTCTTCTAATTAATCGTTAAGCTCTTCATCTACCTTGCATATTTCTTCGAAAcagagtttttaaaattttgcacttttggaattcaattttttaaattgtgtaTATAAACAATTCTTCTTAcgttaatttttttgtcccactcATTATAGTGCTGGTAAATGAGTTAACATGCAAATAGTTATAAGCCTAATTATATGATTTTCTAGGACTGATTAggttaaaaggaaaaaataattataaaataggtGTAATTAAAGGTGAATGTTTCTCATtcattcaatatatatatatatatatatatctatatctgCGGGTGCTTTGGCAAATGATTTTGTTAGGAGAGAATCAGTTCTGAGTATTAAGCATTGAGTGTGATAACAAGTTTTTACTTCAATTTGATTCGATTGGGAcaatgacaaaagtacctaaaattttaaaaatatttacaaaagtacctgtaatttttttttatttacaaaagtacgactgatttaaaattaattacaaaagtaccaaaaaatgaaaactaattacaaaagtacgatttgtatagtgtcggtataattatgatataattttggaatattaaactataaatcagataatttagaaataatatttggtttattattggtataatttcagtatattttttgtatatagactaaaaaaaattatatatattttctaattgataacatgtatattttttttatatgtatttttcactatagttggtaatgaactagagatttgtatattgttggtataattttaatatattgttaggttaatatttagtatgcgatgtggtgtaatgttgatgtaatgataaaatttcagtatattttgatgtgtacactcttggtatactgttggtaggtatattattaatttaatttttagtatacgatttgatgtaattttggtaaatttttatttaatattaataaaatctcagtatgtataatgttggtataatgttgatataatgttagtttatcaGTATATTGACATTATACTTACAATATACACcatatgtttgatatttttttttatttttttgtacttttgtaaatattattaagatttttgtaaatgaaaaaagtcaacatgtagctttgtaattattttcattttttttggtaaatgatgTAATTTCCTCAAAGAAATATAAGTTTAAGGATCCAATTGAATCAAATTGAAGTTGAAGTATTCAAATGTAAGAAATGTAATGACAAGTTTATCTTTGATTATcgaatttcacattttttgtaatacataatttattatGTAAGAATTTACGAatgtaaaattgaaaatttaggaATACTATTGTGTACCTACATACAAGGAATTTATGATTGGTAGAAAAAGTGGTGAATGTGTAACCAATGTGTCACAAAAAGAATAGACGATCTAATTTGATGTGAAAGGGTTGGATTGTGAGAGATAAAAGAAAGAGTTAAAGAAGATCTTCAAATTTTATTGTCTATGctttttgactattttttacATGCAtcattatattttacatatctTTGCTTCTTTGTCTCATTTGGCATACACATTTTATATTACATCATCATTTATTTATCTCAACTCTTTGCATTTTCTGATTCATTGTCGGATCTTCTTTTTGtcaattcaattatcaaattttaaaaaattacattaatataTGTTactaattgatttaattaatcaataaaattataatttaaagcaATGATAGAGTCATAATTATGGAAGGCCATTCATAACATTATATTTTAAGATGGCGACGGagctataattattaatttgaggGTTACATAGCAATATAGATAATATGCAACATTTCACAAAATTATAGTATTATTATTtagacaatttttaaaagttggaaGATGGGGTTGAAATATCTTAAAATTCTATGGGAAAATGCTCTATAACCCAACTCTTTTATCTCACTTTACATGACAAAGTTTCATTCGTTCAATTTTCACcaaaaaaaacagaatttaatcaatccACTCTTTAATTGCCACGTCAGGCGGTACAAAAagatggattaaaaatgttggGTTATATAGTATTACTCAATTCTATATTGTACTAAAACACTTTGAAATCCGAAAAAGATATTATTAGCCAATATCAATACCAATAAAGTATATTTTTCTTATGTTCATATATGTTTCATTTGGAAATTGGAAGTATATAGATGGTGGGAAGAAATAAAGctaatattaattttgaaattaaaaaaagaatgaaTATTAGAGAACCACACGAGATTGGAACTAGTTCTCTAGCTAGGATCTGCTTTTGAATATAgtaatatttgtttaaatttcatTTGTCTGTGGCATATATCTATATACTATATGTATAGATTTAATCATAAgttttttgttcatttaaatTCTCCTTTACAAGTATTTTTGGATTAATCTTTTTCTTTATCACAAATTTACCCTTAAAAATAAACCACTAGTAAAtcttattaattttcatttatttgcTAATCTTTTAATTGGACCATTCACCAAAAATCACATTGTCACGTGtatttaattagataaaaatgAACTCATATTATATCTGTCGATTTGGTATAGCATG
This window contains:
- the LOC126688252 gene encoding mitochondrial Rho GTPase 2 isoform X1, with translation MAGGNSVTGGRTSVRVVVAGDRLTGKSSLIAAAATETYPENVPPVLPPTRLPTDYFPDRIPITIVDTSPALENRGKLIEELKKADVVLLTYSCDQPLTLTRLRTFWLEELRRLEVKAPVIVVGCKLDLRDEAEPVTLEEVMGPIMHQFREIETCIECSAVTLMQVPDVFFYAQKAVLNPTAPLFDHENQALKPRCERALKRIFHLCDHDMDGALNDLELNNFQVKCFNAPLQPAEIVGVRSVVQEKKNGGVNELGLTLEGFIYLHSLFIDRGRIETTWSVLRTYGYNDELKLRDDLLPVPNKHAPDQSIELTVEAVEFLRGIFRLFDIDNRGALQPAEIDELFSTAPENPWLEAPYKDAAETTTEGNLTLKGFLSSWDLMTHLDPKGSLSNLIYVGYSGNPDSALRVTRRRKVNRKKQQTERNVFHCAVFGAKKAGKSALLHSFLESKTDVRSFSASQSLPMGEQYAANIVNQHGGNKKTLVMHEVPEDEVKIFMANKESLAACDVAVFVYDCSNEFSWKRSCEMLMETARQGEETGHLLPCLLIAAKDDLDSYPMAVRDSLAVCQELGIEAPIPVSSRTGEMNNAFCRILEAAERPHVNIPETESCRKQKYFRHLVSHSLLFMSVGAAFTVAGLAAFRAYSARKNSSN
- the LOC126688252 gene encoding mitochondrial Rho GTPase 2 isoform X2, coding for MAGGNSVTGGRTSVRVVVAGDRLTGKSSLIAAAATETYPENVPPVLPPTRLPTDYFPDRIPITIVDTSPALENRGKLIEELKKADVVLLTYSCDQPLTLTRLRTFWLEELRRLEVKAPVIVVGCKLDLRDEAEPVTLEEVMGPIMHQFREIETCIECSAVTLMQVPDVFFYAQKAVLNPTAPLFDHENQALKPRCERALKRIFHLCDHDMDGALNDLELNNFQVKCFNAPLQPAEIVGVRSVVQEKKNGGVNELGLTLEGFIYLHSLFIDRGRIETTWSVLRTYGYNDELKLRDDLLPVPNKHAPDQSIELTVEAVEFLRGIFRLFDIDNRGALQPAEIDELFSTAPENPWLEAPYKDAAETTTEGNLTLKGFLSSWDLMTHLDPKGSLSNLIYVGYSGNPDSALRVTRRRKVNRKKQQTERNVFHCAVFGAKKAGKSALLHSFLERSFSASQSLPMGEQYAANIVNQHGGNKKTLVMHEVPEDEVKIFMANKESLAACDVAVFVYDCSNEFSWKRSCEMLMETARQGEETGHLLPCLLIAAKDDLDSYPMAVRDSLAVCQELGIEAPIPVSSRTGEMNNAFCRILEAAERPHVNIPETESCRKQKYFRHLVSHSLLFMSVGAAFTVAGLAAFRAYSARKNSSN